The Manis javanica isolate MJ-LG chromosome 6, MJ_LKY, whole genome shotgun sequence genome contains a region encoding:
- the PURB gene encoding transcriptional regulator protein Pur-beta, which produces MADGDSGSERGGGAPGGFQPASRGGGGGGEQETQELASKRLDIQNKRFYLDVKQNAKGRFLKIAEVGAGGSKSRLTLSMAVAAEFRDSLGDFIEHYAQLGPSSPEQVAAAAGAEEGGGPRRALKSEFLVRENRKYYLDLKENQRGRFLRIRQTVTRGGGPGPGGLQSGQTIALPAQGLIEFRDALAKLIDDYGGEDDELAGCGGSGLYAELPEGTSITVDSKRFFFDVGCNKYGVFLRVSEVKPSYRNAITVPFKAWGKFGGAFCRYADEMKEIQERQRDKLYERRCGDESEGEEVDED; this is translated from the coding sequence ATGGCGGACGGCGACAGCGGCAGTGAGCGCGGCGGCGGGGCGCCCGGCGGCTTCCAGCCCGCgtcccgcggcggcggcggcggcggagagCAGGAGACGCAGGAGCTGGCTTCGAAGCGGCTGGACATCCAGAACAAGCGCTTCTACCTGGATGTGAAGCAGAACGCCAAAGGCCGCTTCCTCAAGATCGCCGAGGTGGGCGCGGGCGGCTCCAAGAGCCGCCTCACGCTGTCCATGGCCGTGGCTGCCGAGTTCCGCGACTCGCTGGGCGACTTCATCGAGCACTACGCGCAGCTGGGCCCCAGCAGCCCTGAGCAGGTAGCGGCTGCGGCGGGAGCTGAGGAGGGCGGCGGGCCGCGGCGCGCGCTCAAGAGCGAGTTTCTCGTGCGCGAGAATCGCAAGTACTACCTGGACCTCAAGGAGAACCAGCGCGGCCGCTTTCTGCGCATTCGCCAAACGGTGACACGCGGCGGCGGACCCGGACCCGGAGGCCTGCAGAGCGGGCAGACCATCGCGCTGCCCGCGCAGGGCCTCATCGAGTTCCGCGACGCTCTCGCCAAGCTCATCGACGACTACGGCGGCGAGGACGACGAGTTGGCGGGCTGCGGTGGCAGCGGCCTGTACGCGGAGCTGCCGGAGGGTACCTCCATCACGGTGGATTCGAAGCGCTTCTTCTTCGACGTAGGCTGCAACAAGTATGGCGTGTTCCTGCGCGTGAGCGAGGTGAAGCCATCCTACCGCAACGCCATCACCGTCCCCTTCAAGGCCTGGGGCAAGTTCGGGGGTGCCTTCTGCCGGTATGCggatgagatgaaagagatccagGAGCGGCAGAGGGACAAGCTCTACGAGCGACGCTGCGGGGACGAGTCTGAGGGCGAGGAAGTGGATGAGGATTGA